From Elusimicrobiaceae bacterium, a single genomic window includes:
- a CDS encoding response regulator transcription factor, translated as MSIKVVLADDHAIVRDGVRAVLERKGKDMEVVAEISNGKELVEWAANHDADVYVVDISMPVLNGIESTHQLMKLKPEAKVVMLSMYDDRVSVEKALKAGAKGFIVKVSTADEIVDAIREVAGGRFYLCSKVSKYIVQGFLGKTSPRRRDGTGLTPKEKEVLQLIAEGYSSKQIAKTFNLSLNTIHVHRNNIMRKLNIHKQAELVRYAIKEGIAQL; from the coding sequence ATGAGTATAAAAGTAGTATTAGCGGATGATCATGCCATTGTGCGTGACGGCGTACGTGCCGTGCTAGAGCGCAAGGGCAAGGATATGGAAGTGGTGGCCGAAATTTCCAACGGAAAGGAATTGGTGGAATGGGCGGCTAACCATGATGCGGATGTATATGTGGTGGATATTTCTATGCCGGTATTAAATGGTATTGAATCCACTCACCAATTGATGAAACTTAAACCGGAAGCCAAAGTAGTGATGCTTAGCATGTATGACGACCGCGTTTCCGTAGAAAAAGCGCTCAAAGCCGGAGCTAAAGGATTTATTGTTAAAGTATCTACGGCCGATGAAATTGTAGATGCTATTCGCGAAGTAGCCGGCGGACGTTTTTATCTATGCAGCAAAGTGTCTAAGTACATTGTGCAGGGGTTTTTGGGTAAAACCTCTCCGCGCAGACGCGACGGCACCGGACTTACCCCCAAAGAGAAAGAAGTATTGCAACTAATTGCCGAGGGGTACAGCAGTAAACAAATTGCCAAAACATTTAACTTATCCTTAAATACCATTCACGTGCACCGCAATAACATTATGCGTAAGCTGAATATTCATAAACAAGCTGAGCTGGTGCGCTATGCCATTAAGGAAGGGATTGCTCAACTATAA
- a CDS encoding DMT family transporter, with the protein MSYFLAFCLALCWGTVFLATKNIVTALPPCWSTLYIVLAGLIFLAGFYMIQGKSLRISRKQIWRPWLVGFLLILFPFAARSWGMSFISPTLGGIFNGTVPIWAFIAGAVLLKGVDRFTWLRACGVLLGMCGVTVIMWPTLSLGDNPHALYGCFAVLLMAWSYALGNVMTKKVMVDDHSTTLEANAFHQYVFSAVILLVVALFTEPLPAWSVFSGKVIISIICAGVFSSAIAFLLLVALLKRWGSTRTSAVSYFTPVVAMLTDILISGRMPTIHEVIGLIIILVSAALIQKPVQEK; encoded by the coding sequence ATGAGTTATTTTTTAGCGTTTTGTTTAGCACTCTGTTGGGGAACGGTATTTTTGGCTACTAAAAATATTGTAACGGCTTTACCTCCTTGTTGGAGCACCTTATATATTGTGTTAGCCGGCCTTATTTTCTTGGCGGGTTTTTATATGATCCAAGGCAAAAGTTTGCGTATTTCCCGCAAACAAATTTGGCGTCCTTGGTTAGTCGGATTTTTATTAATTTTATTCCCGTTTGCGGCACGCTCTTGGGGGATGAGTTTCATTTCCCCTACTCTGGGAGGTATCTTTAATGGCACTGTACCGATATGGGCTTTTATTGCCGGAGCAGTACTGCTCAAAGGAGTGGACCGTTTTACCTGGTTGCGGGCATGCGGTGTGCTGTTAGGTATGTGTGGTGTTACGGTAATTATGTGGCCCACCTTATCGTTAGGGGACAATCCGCATGCTTTGTATGGTTGCTTTGCGGTACTACTGATGGCGTGGTCGTATGCTTTAGGCAATGTAATGACTAAAAAAGTAATGGTAGATGACCATAGCACCACCTTGGAAGCTAATGCTTTTCATCAGTATGTATTTTCAGCCGTTATTTTGCTGGTGGTAGCCTTATTTACAGAGCCACTTCCCGCTTGGTCTGTATTTTCCGGCAAAGTGATTATTTCCATTATTTGCGCAGGGGTGTTTTCTTCCGCAATCGCATTTTTACTGTTGGTAGCACTACTCAAACGCTGGGGATCGACGCGTACTTCGGCCGTCAGTTATTTTACTCCGGTAGTTGCCATGCTAACAGACATTTTAATTTCCGGACGCATGCCCACTATACACGAAGTGATAGGGCTAATTATTATTTTAGTTAGTGCAGCCCTGATTCAAAAACCGGTTCAAGAAAAATAA
- a CDS encoding PBP1A family penicillin-binding protein has translation MRYIFSGIPPVYEMEEYTPSLTTKVFDRNGQLIHEFSIEKRSMVPLEEIPVDLQNGVVAMEDRDFFQHAGFSVRGIFRALWQDLRTRRASQGASTLTQQLTRGVFLTQQKKLIRKIREIILAVQIEYSFSKPEILQLYLNEIYLGSGAYGVKAAAKRYFNKDLSELTTGESALLIGLIPSPGNYNPFANPERSKMRRDLVLQVMYDQGYLDKEALEKAKAEPLPQKEPSAQGDKPALYFIEHIRRILEPKYGTETLWKGGLNIYTTLDLDQQIQAEQIMNQKLLELDAVIAKGMGIEIDPNDAEADTRNLSEENAENTPREDYPRLQGAFLVRDVKTGAVRVMIGGRSFSDSKFNRATQAYRQPGSSFKPYVWMAALQQGYTPATLVKDLPTMFYFDGRNWHTFDENADLYSLDLASQSFIGNKSFNVWVPQNYGGRSDGWITMRRALEKSKNLVAVNLIDAITPQRVIDVARKAGLTAPLPNVPALALGVSVINMDEHLAALSTFANGGIHTDNYYIERVEDNNGRILEEHISQEKEAFSPQDSYLLINMMKGVVQRGSGTAANRLGRPIAGKTGTTQSHRDMWFVGMTPHTAAAAWMGYDDDTSQEQYHWTGSTTARWWTDIMEQILKEEPTDDFPVPEGISFSYINPTTGKLATPTDPNKFLEAFKKGTEPSSF, from the coding sequence ATGCGTTATATTTTTTCCGGCATTCCACCCGTGTATGAAATGGAAGAATATACCCCTTCGCTGACTACCAAAGTATTCGACCGCAACGGTCAACTCATTCATGAATTTTCTATTGAAAAACGCAGTATGGTGCCGCTAGAGGAAATTCCGGTAGATCTGCAAAACGGCGTAGTAGCCATGGAAGACAGAGATTTCTTCCAACATGCAGGTTTTTCCGTGCGGGGTATTTTCCGCGCCTTATGGCAGGACTTACGCACTCGCCGTGCTTCCCAAGGGGCCTCTACGCTGACTCAGCAACTTACCAGAGGCGTTTTCTTAACCCAACAGAAAAAACTGATTCGAAAAATACGTGAAATTATTTTGGCCGTTCAAATCGAATATAGCTTTAGTAAACCCGAAATTTTACAGCTTTATCTGAACGAAATCTATTTAGGCAGCGGTGCGTACGGAGTCAAGGCAGCGGCAAAGCGGTATTTTAACAAAGACCTTTCCGAACTGACCACCGGTGAATCTGCTTTATTAATCGGCCTAATTCCTTCACCGGGTAACTACAATCCGTTTGCCAACCCCGAGCGCTCCAAAATGCGGCGCGATCTCGTGCTACAGGTTATGTATGACCAAGGATATTTAGACAAAGAAGCGTTGGAAAAAGCCAAAGCCGAACCGCTTCCTCAAAAAGAACCGTCTGCACAAGGAGACAAACCGGCCTTGTACTTTATTGAACATATCCGTCGTATCCTAGAGCCCAAATACGGCACAGAAACCTTATGGAAAGGCGGCCTCAACATTTACACGACCTTAGACTTAGACCAACAGATCCAGGCCGAGCAAATTATGAATCAAAAATTGTTGGAGCTGGATGCTGTTATTGCCAAAGGTATGGGCATTGAGATAGACCCAAACGATGCCGAGGCCGACACCCGCAATCTTTCGGAAGAAAATGCCGAAAACACCCCGCGGGAAGACTACCCGAGATTGCAAGGTGCGTTCTTAGTGCGTGATGTAAAAACCGGAGCCGTGCGGGTGATGATCGGCGGGCGTAGTTTTTCTGACAGCAAATTTAACCGCGCCACGCAAGCCTACCGCCAACCGGGTTCCTCTTTCAAGCCCTATGTTTGGATGGCCGCTTTGCAACAAGGTTATACTCCCGCTACTTTGGTCAAAGATTTGCCAACTATGTTTTATTTTGACGGACGCAACTGGCATACGTTTGATGAGAATGCCGATTTATATTCTTTAGATTTAGCTTCACAATCGTTTATCGGCAACAAATCCTTTAACGTTTGGGTGCCCCAAAACTATGGAGGTCGCAGTGATGGCTGGATTACCATGCGCCGCGCCTTGGAAAAATCCAAAAACTTGGTGGCCGTCAACCTTATTGATGCTATTACCCCGCAACGTGTCATTGACGTAGCGCGTAAGGCCGGATTGACTGCACCGCTTCCCAATGTACCGGCACTGGCGTTAGGGGTCAGTGTAATTAATATGGACGAACATTTAGCCGCACTGTCTACTTTTGCCAATGGCGGCATTCACACCGATAATTACTACATAGAACGGGTGGAAGACAACAATGGGCGCATCTTGGAAGAACATATTTCCCAAGAAAAAGAAGCCTTCTCTCCGCAAGATTCGTATTTACTCATTAACATGATGAAAGGGGTCGTACAGCGCGGTAGCGGCACGGCAGCCAATCGGCTTGGGCGTCCTATCGCCGGAAAGACCGGTACTACACAGAGCCATCGTGATATGTGGTTTGTGGGCATGACTCCGCACACCGCCGCAGCTGCTTGGATGGGTTATGATGATGATACCTCACAAGAACAATATCATTGGACCGGTAGCACCACGGCACGCTGGTGGACAGATATCATGGAGCAGATTTTAAAAGAGGAACCGACGGATGATTTCCCGGTACCGGAAGGGATTTCTTTCTCCTATATTAACCCCACTACAGGCAAATTGGCCACCCCCACGGACCCAAATAAATTTTTAGAAGCTTTCAAAAAAGGTACCGAACCGTCCAGCTTTTAG
- a CDS encoding undecaprenyl-diphosphate phosphatase gives MTILDAVLLGLLQALGEFLPISSSAHLVLLPFFRGQVYQGVTFDVLLHLATLLAVLLYFAKDWVQIIKNGLTQPRTPQGKILWLLALATLPAAIAGVCLHHQVETIFRNPLSIAACLMLFALLLGWADRRSKTGPDAPITLNTLLLIGCAQALALMPGVSRSGITITAALLLGFSRTQSTRISFLLSAPIIAGAALLEITKLSWTDLNTALICGFFSAFIGALFVIGGLMKYIKSHTFSVFVIYRLLLGCAIIAWYAHIHG, from the coding sequence ATGACCATTTTGGATGCTGTTCTGTTAGGATTGTTGCAAGCGTTGGGCGAATTTTTACCGATTTCCAGCTCGGCCCACTTGGTGCTACTGCCTTTTTTCAGAGGGCAGGTTTATCAAGGAGTTACGTTTGACGTACTGCTGCACTTGGCCACATTACTGGCGGTGCTGTTATATTTTGCCAAAGATTGGGTACAAATTATCAAAAACGGTTTGACGCAACCGCGCACCCCCCAAGGAAAAATTTTGTGGTTACTAGCTTTGGCTACTTTACCGGCGGCCATAGCCGGAGTATGCTTACACCACCAAGTGGAAACTATTTTTAGAAATCCGCTTTCCATTGCGGCGTGTTTAATGCTCTTTGCGCTTCTCTTGGGCTGGGCGGACCGCCGCAGTAAAACCGGGCCCGACGCCCCAATTACGCTAAACACCCTGTTGCTGATTGGTTGTGCGCAAGCCTTAGCCCTAATGCCCGGCGTATCGCGTAGCGGTATCACCATTACGGCGGCATTATTGTTAGGGTTTTCACGCACGCAAAGTACGCGCATTTCTTTTTTACTTTCCGCTCCGATTATTGCCGGTGCGGCACTGTTAGAAATAACAAAACTTTCATGGACGGATTTAAATACCGCTCTGATATGTGGATTTTTCAGCGCGTTTATCGGAGCGCTGTTTGTAATCGGTGGTTTAATGAAGTACATTAAAAGCCATACATTTTCTGTTTTCGTAATATACCGCTTGCTACTGGGATGTGCCATTATTGCATGGTACGCCCACATACACGGATAA
- a CDS encoding sensor histidine kinase, whose product MSSSKKPKSCVYSCPAECGETARFVPDSPALACFKEQGVEGYDLVYIADTHNRQVFLFGTPKGAAAQVEVDLAQPVHEQAHQKAAAGEVISYEWSACQGENNCFFQTTLIPLRDQKGQVGSVLGLVKNITDWAYEYHHTRFLKEVGRRTFPQVLLMAREEERRKLSSALHDEIGSSAVILTSLLSMVKDSVSTQDQAQALKDIAALDKQIKDSIERIKNIVVSMRPPNLETVELAEAVRDMVENVTRYRDIKPSFHFEADDELKMSDEVKIVLYRVAQESLNNILKHSQATKMDIYIKRGVKEVTLRITDNGKGFKQNKQRSIDHVGLLSMRDSVAYLGGKFTIKSELGKGTVVEVTCPKIVYGEINR is encoded by the coding sequence ATGTCTTCATCCAAAAAACCGAAATCTTGTGTCTATTCGTGTCCGGCCGAGTGCGGGGAAACCGCCCGTTTTGTACCGGATAGCCCAGCGCTTGCTTGCTTTAAGGAACAAGGGGTGGAAGGATATGACTTGGTGTATATTGCCGATACACATAATCGGCAGGTGTTTCTTTTCGGTACGCCAAAAGGAGCTGCCGCGCAAGTGGAAGTAGACTTGGCGCAACCGGTGCATGAACAGGCTCATCAAAAAGCGGCTGCCGGAGAAGTGATCAGCTATGAGTGGAGTGCTTGTCAGGGGGAAAATAACTGTTTTTTCCAAACGACACTCATCCCTTTGCGGGATCAAAAAGGTCAAGTGGGCAGTGTGTTGGGTTTGGTAAAAAACATTACCGATTGGGCCTATGAATATCATCATACCCGTTTTTTGAAAGAAGTCGGTCGGCGCACTTTTCCGCAAGTGTTGCTTATGGCACGGGAAGAAGAACGCCGCAAATTATCCTCGGCTTTGCATGATGAAATCGGTTCTTCGGCGGTTATTTTGACTTCTCTGCTCAGTATGGTTAAAGACAGCGTGAGTACGCAAGACCAAGCGCAGGCTCTGAAAGATATTGCCGCTTTGGATAAACAAATCAAAGACAGTATTGAGCGTATTAAAAACATTGTGGTGAGTATGCGGCCGCCCAATTTAGAGACGGTGGAATTGGCCGAGGCCGTGCGGGATATGGTAGAAAATGTCACCCGTTACCGTGACATTAAGCCCTCGTTTCACTTTGAGGCAGATGATGAGTTAAAGATGTCTGATGAAGTGAAAATCGTATTGTACCGTGTGGCGCAGGAAAGTTTGAACAATATCTTGAAACATTCCCAAGCTACGAAAATGGATATTTATATCAAACGCGGAGTAAAAGAAGTAACTTTACGCATTACCGATAACGGAAAAGGATTTAAGCAAAACAAACAACGCTCAATAGACCATGTGGGGCTACTTTCCATGCGGGATAGTGTGGCTTATTTGGGTGGTAAATTTACAATTAAAAGCGAACTTGGAAAAGGCACGGTGGTAGAAGTGACGTGTCCCAAGATCGTATACGGGGAGATAAATCGATGA
- a CDS encoding PD-(D/E)XK nuclease family protein, whose product MYNDVHELNFSKIKTYLECPLLYKYKYIDGRKEGLVAASSLGVSIHRTLEQYHRHSNDPSELLAYYDDCWLGAGYKSAAEQMEYYLKGKQQLEKYAEREYARKTTVDSTEREFIFTEGKWTLRGKIDRTDKHPDGSWEVIDYKTGDDIDLEAQITDSLQMGIYAIGAQRAWNIKKGKASFYFTAFDKVVSAPFEAFDEAKILGKFIEVGQKIEAEQFEPDTSHCATCAFRNRCEKSICPDEEKEPDFSGNTPA is encoded by the coding sequence ATGTATAACGATGTACATGAACTAAATTTTTCTAAAATCAAAACCTACTTAGAGTGTCCGCTCTTGTATAAGTACAAATACATAGACGGCCGCAAAGAAGGGCTGGTGGCGGCCTCGTCACTAGGAGTGTCTATACATCGTACATTGGAGCAGTACCACCGCCATAGCAATGACCCTTCTGAATTGTTAGCCTATTATGATGATTGCTGGTTGGGAGCCGGTTATAAAAGTGCGGCCGAGCAAATGGAGTATTACCTCAAGGGAAAACAACAACTGGAAAAATATGCCGAGCGGGAATATGCACGCAAAACGACGGTGGACAGCACGGAGCGTGAGTTTATTTTTACCGAAGGCAAATGGACCCTGCGCGGCAAAATTGACCGTACCGATAAACATCCTGATGGTAGTTGGGAAGTGATTGATTATAAAACCGGCGACGACATTGATTTGGAAGCGCAAATTACCGATTCATTGCAAATGGGCATTTATGCCATCGGCGCGCAACGCGCGTGGAACATAAAAAAAGGAAAAGCCAGTTTTTATTTTACGGCTTTTGACAAAGTGGTCAGCGCACCGTTTGAAGCCTTTGACGAGGCTAAAATTTTAGGCAAGTTTATAGAAGTGGGGCAGAAAATAGAAGCCGAACAATTTGAGCCGGATACCTCTCATTGTGCCACGTGCGCTTTCCGCAACCGTTGCGAAAAATCTATCTGCCCCGACGAAGAGAAAGAACCCGACTTTAGCGGCAACACCCCGGCTTAA
- a CDS encoding DEAD/DEAH box helicase, whose translation MVVSKAALSFFYGLPNASAAGYFAAKTYSAAGKSILYWTDTDLEDFAHAVQEFAPENTQILVFPENPLGQMAALHTLLTASSVYAVAAPYSQWQAALPAPADFLSHTLTLHCGDTYRRSELADFLQQQGYTREDYTENAGQYALRGSVVDIFPPGQPLPLRLYFAGNRIETISQFDMDTQNTTRTQEQITLIPLVFNNRPATLSDYTANAQWLLDNPPAELDLSSLQGAVILSQFPTQQGMDCGFKANIAFHANFNLLDQEIVSLQKQGINPIITCLNRGELDRFQEIFQDYPHLKNLPLHISALAQGFYQSDEKVAYITSSEILNRHYRPQSVLKNFTLENTQKVRFQELRPGDYIVHQNHGIGKYLGLEILDKENNPTDCLIIEYRRGSKLYVPMYDFKRVQKYISAGGKKPSLSALGGTAWKDIKKRVKEEAQKTAQEILKLEAQRQAAGAEALTGDIRLEEEFADSFPFTLTAGQQQAITDVLQDLSHNRSMDRVLVGDVGFGKTEVAMRAALRVVTSGKQVMMLVPTTILAAQHYKTFTKRMAGFPINIQMLCRFQTPKEQKEIVQQVKDGVCDIIIGTHRLLSKDIDFKNLGFVIIDEEHRFGVRQKEKIKAKCAGVHTLMLSATPIPRTLNQSLSALRDISLIDTPPRGRTPIKTVVTAWNNELAGAAITQELARGGQVYYVYNSVQSMESRYLLLKNLVPQARICMAHGQMKEQDLEQTLWDFNNGKYDVLLASTIIESGIDITNANTLIVENAQNFGLAQLYQLRGRIGRGDKKAYCYLFHPDWLFKKPAAVEDNYAQLLAMPYKAPKEQDPTEEAKKRLAALMEFSDLGSGFKLALRDMEIRGAGQLLGVKQHGYANEVGLSLYCDLIANEVKKLKGQPVQRKLNATVNLPLAAYIPPDYLPDESQRLKTYKELIGAEPERAAQILQKLADFAGPIPPELLNLNRICQLSRRAGNLQIYQVEYMAPQVEFLFTRDFQMPPQLPQLLLEKYGPQLQFVKTRHADGIRLQVPPHTDPVSLAEQALAFFEHIIKPKML comes from the coding sequence ATGGTAGTATCTAAGGCCGCACTTTCTTTTTTCTACGGGCTGCCCAACGCCAGCGCGGCGGGATATTTTGCGGCCAAAACATATTCGGCTGCCGGCAAAAGCATATTATATTGGACCGATACAGACCTGGAAGATTTTGCGCATGCGGTGCAAGAATTTGCCCCCGAAAACACTCAGATTTTGGTCTTTCCGGAAAATCCGTTAGGGCAGATGGCCGCCCTACATACTTTGCTCACCGCTTCTTCTGTCTATGCGGTAGCGGCTCCCTATAGCCAATGGCAAGCCGCCCTGCCAGCTCCGGCCGATTTCTTATCCCACACACTCACCCTTCATTGCGGGGACACTTATAGACGCAGTGAACTGGCTGATTTTCTACAGCAACAAGGATACACCCGGGAAGATTATACAGAAAACGCCGGCCAATATGCGTTGCGTGGCAGTGTGGTAGATATTTTTCCGCCGGGGCAACCCCTGCCGCTACGTTTGTATTTTGCCGGGAACCGTATTGAAACGATTAGCCAGTTTGATATGGACACACAAAATACAACTCGGACTCAAGAACAAATTACCTTGATTCCGCTGGTATTTAATAATCGGCCTGCCACCTTATCTGACTATACTGCTAACGCCCAATGGCTACTGGATAATCCACCGGCAGAACTGGACTTATCTTCCTTGCAAGGAGCAGTTATTTTAAGTCAATTCCCTACTCAACAAGGCATGGATTGCGGCTTCAAAGCTAACATCGCTTTTCACGCTAATTTCAATTTATTAGACCAAGAAATAGTTTCTCTGCAAAAGCAAGGCATCAATCCGATTATTACCTGCTTAAACCGCGGGGAATTGGACCGTTTTCAAGAAATTTTTCAAGACTATCCCCATCTAAAAAATTTGCCGCTTCACATCTCCGCTTTAGCACAAGGATTTTACCAGTCTGATGAAAAGGTGGCCTATATTACTTCCTCGGAAATTTTGAACCGGCACTACCGTCCTCAATCCGTTCTGAAAAATTTTACTCTTGAAAACACCCAAAAAGTCCGTTTCCAAGAATTGCGCCCCGGCGACTACATTGTGCACCAGAACCACGGTATCGGTAAATATTTGGGACTGGAGATACTCGATAAAGAAAATAATCCCACCGATTGTTTAATTATTGAATATCGCCGCGGCAGTAAATTATATGTCCCTATGTATGATTTCAAACGGGTACAAAAATATATTAGTGCCGGCGGCAAAAAACCTTCCCTTTCTGCCTTAGGGGGCACCGCATGGAAAGATATTAAAAAACGCGTAAAAGAAGAGGCGCAAAAAACAGCCCAAGAAATCTTAAAATTAGAAGCACAACGTCAAGCCGCCGGAGCAGAGGCTCTGACCGGAGATATACGCTTAGAAGAAGAATTTGCCGATTCTTTTCCCTTTACACTTACTGCCGGGCAACAACAAGCTATTACCGATGTATTGCAAGATTTATCTCATAACCGCTCCATGGACCGTGTCTTAGTAGGGGATGTGGGCTTTGGGAAAACAGAAGTAGCCATGCGCGCGGCTTTGCGGGTAGTTACCAGCGGCAAACAAGTCATGATGTTGGTGCCCACTACTATTTTAGCGGCTCAACATTACAAAACATTTACCAAACGTATGGCCGGTTTCCCAATTAATATACAAATGCTGTGCCGTTTCCAAACGCCCAAAGAACAAAAAGAAATTGTCCAACAAGTCAAAGATGGTGTTTGCGATATTATTATCGGCACACATCGTTTACTTTCTAAAGACATTGATTTCAAAAATTTAGGGTTTGTAATCATTGATGAAGAACACCGCTTTGGGGTAAGGCAGAAAGAAAAAATTAAAGCCAAATGCGCCGGGGTACATACCTTAATGCTGAGTGCTACTCCCATTCCGCGCACGCTAAACCAATCGCTGTCGGCGCTGCGAGATATTTCTTTAATCGATACCCCTCCCCGCGGGCGCACCCCTATCAAAACGGTTGTAACCGCTTGGAATAATGAACTGGCCGGCGCTGCCATTACGCAGGAACTGGCTCGCGGCGGACAAGTCTATTATGTGTATAACAGCGTGCAAAGTATGGAAAGCCGCTACTTACTGCTTAAAAATTTAGTTCCTCAGGCCCGCATTTGTATGGCCCATGGGCAAATGAAAGAACAAGATTTAGAGCAGACCTTGTGGGATTTTAACAATGGCAAGTATGATGTTTTGTTGGCCTCTACCATTATTGAATCCGGCATTGATATCACTAACGCCAATACCTTAATTGTAGAAAACGCTCAAAACTTTGGGCTGGCCCAGTTATATCAACTGCGCGGACGCATTGGCCGCGGAGATAAAAAAGCCTATTGTTATTTATTTCATCCGGATTGGTTGTTCAAAAAACCGGCCGCTGTGGAAGACAATTACGCGCAATTATTAGCCATGCCCTACAAAGCTCCCAAAGAGCAAGATCCTACCGAAGAAGCCAAAAAACGCCTGGCAGCGCTGATGGAGTTTAGTGACTTGGGAAGCGGCTTTAAGCTGGCTTTGCGCGATATGGAAATACGCGGTGCCGGACAATTACTAGGCGTTAAACAGCACGGTTATGCCAATGAAGTGGGGCTGAGCTTGTACTGTGATTTAATTGCAAATGAAGTGAAAAAACTTAAAGGACAACCCGTACAACGCAAACTCAATGCTACCGTCAATTTACCACTGGCGGCTTATATTCCACCTGATTATTTGCCCGATGAAAGCCAACGGCTCAAAACCTATAAAGAATTAATTGGGGCCGAACCGGAGCGCGCCGCGCAAATTTTACAGAAACTAGCCGATTTCGCCGGGCCTATTCCGCCGGAACTACTTAATCTAAATCGTATTTGTCAGCTCTCCCGCAGAGCCGGTAACTTACAGATTTACCAAGTAGAATATATGGCTCCGCAGGTGGAGTTCTTATTCACTCGGGACTTTCAAATGCCGCCCCAACTGCCGCAACTGTTATTAGAAAAATACGGCCCCCAGTTACAGTTTGTCAAAACACGCCACGCGGACGGCATACGTTTGCAAGTACCGCCGCATACGGACCCCGTGAGCCTAGCCGAACAGGCCCTTGCATTTTTTGAACATATCATAAAACCGAAAATGCTATAG
- the sixA gene encoding phosphohistidine phosphatase SixA: MKKILILMRHGQAGFAATSDAQRPLTTEGEEQASRTGQMLKQAGFTPQLILCSPLLRAQQSAQLAANAWGITPQIEGSLDGRLSAAGLVDLAQEYLAEYDCVLLVGHNPNISLAAELLNGQYISFRPGNAMAFDVTDFNKPIVTFKEIS; this comes from the coding sequence ATGAAAAAAATACTGATTTTAATGCGTCACGGTCAAGCCGGATTTGCAGCTACCAGCGATGCACAACGTCCTCTCACAACAGAAGGCGAAGAACAAGCCAGTCGCACCGGGCAAATGCTAAAACAGGCCGGGTTTACCCCGCAATTGATTTTATGCAGTCCTTTACTACGCGCCCAACAAAGTGCTCAATTAGCCGCTAATGCTTGGGGAATCACTCCTCAGATAGAAGGCAGTTTGGATGGCCGTTTAAGTGCCGCTGGTCTAGTAGATTTAGCGCAGGAGTATTTGGCGGAATACGATTGCGTTTTACTGGTGGGACATAACCCCAATATCAGTTTAGCCGCCGAACTATTAAATGGACAATATATTTCTTTCCGCCCCGGCAATGCCATGGCTTTTGATGTGACTGATTTTAATAAACCTATCGTCACATTTAAGGAGATTTCATGA
- the rsmD gene encoding 16S rRNA (guanine(966)-N(2))-methyltransferase RsmD, translated as MRIIAGTARGRRIFSVSKKLPVKPISDRIKQSVFDILRPRLTGAMWLDLFAGTGNVSLEALSRGAVRVVSVDREPACIKNIHRNLAHLGFEDRARVIKADILKPLDFLLSYSDNEGYDIIFMGPPYRDLNNKMLSFSEPALKNVAEAKLLAPKGIIVLQTHKTENFAVPENLEIYRQEKYGDTLVHFLRYKAA; from the coding sequence ATGCGTATTATTGCCGGTACTGCACGAGGACGTCGTATTTTCTCTGTGTCTAAAAAATTGCCTGTTAAACCCATTTCAGACCGTATCAAACAGTCTGTGTTTGATATTTTGCGGCCGCGTTTGACGGGGGCCATGTGGCTAGATTTGTTCGCCGGTACCGGCAATGTATCGCTGGAAGCTCTTTCGCGCGGAGCGGTGAGAGTGGTGTCGGTAGATCGGGAACCTGCCTGTATTAAAAACATACACCGCAATTTGGCACATTTGGGTTTTGAAGATCGCGCGCGGGTGATCAAAGCGGATATCTTAAAACCGCTGGACTTTTTGCTTTCCTATAGTGATAATGAGGGCTATGACATCATTTTCATGGGGCCGCCGTATCGCGACTTGAACAATAAAATGTTATCTTTTTCCGAGCCGGCCCTTAAAAATGTAGCGGAAGCTAAATTGTTGGCACCCAAAGGAATTATTGTGTTGCAAACGCATAAAACAGAGAATTTCGCGGTGCCGGAGAATTTGGAAATTTACCGGCAGGAAAAATACGGGGACACCCTCGTCCATTTTTTGCGCTACAAGGCGGCCTAA